One Porphyromonas pogonae genomic region harbors:
- a CDS encoding phosphotransferase enzyme family protein — MEDIVKQFLPNEEIGEIKAFGNGHINDTFGVKDAQGNLRWVLQKVNHHVFPRIEVLQHNIDVVSKKMEEKLREEGLADYERRFLYFYPLASDPSKNYTFDGEHYWRLCRYIPQSKSLSDLTPQTARSAGEAFGRFEEILSDIPEGVLGDTIVNFHNMSFRLGELRDAVNRDAVGRYAKVKDLVDKLESRADKMVLQEQLYAQDKLPKRTIHCDTKVDNVLFDEDDHVLCVVDWDTVMPGFILSDVGDFIRTGVNTGAEDEADLDKIGVNMPVYKSFVEGYLSTAGKFLTPMERKLIAYGGRMMTYMQAVRFLTDYINGDTYYKVHDPEHNLRRAIAQFTYLERLEEKAPEMEAVLGV; from the coding sequence ATGGAAGATATTGTAAAACAGTTTTTACCGAATGAAGAGATAGGAGAAATCAAAGCATTCGGCAACGGGCATATCAATGACACTTTTGGAGTAAAAGATGCGCAAGGCAACCTCAGATGGGTGTTGCAGAAAGTCAATCATCATGTTTTCCCGAGGATAGAAGTGTTGCAGCATAACATCGATGTTGTGAGCAAAAAAATGGAAGAGAAGTTACGTGAGGAAGGTTTGGCCGACTATGAAAGGCGATTCCTTTACTTTTATCCTTTGGCAAGTGATCCGTCCAAGAATTATACATTCGACGGTGAGCATTACTGGCGTCTTTGTCGTTATATCCCTCAAAGCAAAAGTCTCTCTGATCTTACTCCGCAAACAGCTCGCAGTGCAGGCGAAGCTTTCGGACGTTTCGAAGAGATATTATCCGATATTCCCGAAGGCGTATTAGGCGATACTATAGTCAACTTTCATAACATGTCTTTCCGTCTCGGGGAGCTACGTGACGCTGTGAACCGTGATGCGGTAGGCAGATATGCTAAGGTCAAAGACTTGGTAGATAAGCTGGAAAGCCGAGCTGATAAGATGGTGCTGCAAGAGCAGTTGTATGCCCAGGATAAGCTACCCAAGCGTACCATACATTGTGATACCAAGGTGGACAATGTGTTGTTTGACGAAGATGATCATGTACTTTGTGTTGTGGACTGGGACACTGTGATGCCGGGATTTATACTTAGTGACGTAGGTGATTTCATCAGAACGGGAGTGAATACCGGTGCTGAAGACGAAGCCGACCTTGACAAAATAGGAGTGAATATGCCGGTGTACAAATCTTTTGTCGAGGGATACCTCTCCACTGCGGGCAAGTTCCTTACCCCTATGGAGCGCAAACTCATCGCTTACGGCGGACGTATGATGACTTACATGCAGGCGGTGCGTTTTCTTACGGACTATATCAACGGCGATACCTATTATAAGGTGCATGACCCGGAGCATAACCTTCGCAGAGCCATAGCACAGTTTACGTATCTGGAGCGTCTGGAAGAGAAAGCTCCGGAAATGGAAGCTGTTTTGGGAGTCTAA
- the nhaD gene encoding sodium:proton antiporter NhaD codes for MISFYSMPVIFIAGIMGIAFEDKIKINKSAIALIMCVCLWVFLLADGSIAIGTAGFTEFTSHYPASSQPAGGSVISNYISTSLTEHLGDVSGTLFFVLCSMVLVNTIDNYGGFKAITAYLSTTDKRSLLWRVAFASFFFSAFLDNLAAAIVIIAILRKLVPDRTDRLKYACMCIISCNAGGSWSPIGDVTTLLLWTNGRITPLHQITHVFVPALINMLVPLIIAHFWLFKKKAKLRLEAESSYDEWGDILPNRARRTVFWVGIGSLMLIPFYQTFFNIPAFMGAIIGLVIIWVYTEIMFHKHKKRLSGASELRITNLLHQTDLSTIFYFLGILMSVAALETGGQLAKASTGISQIMPNTDLLAGSIGLLSSVLDNVALVAAVLGMYPVDAVTGVVSPFVLDGSFWTFLAYCAVTGGSLLIIGSATGVTVMGLEDISFGYYFKRFSALALLGYICGGVTFMLFA; via the coding sequence ATGATTAGTTTTTATTCAATGCCTGTTATCTTCATTGCCGGTATTATGGGAATAGCCTTTGAAGATAAAATCAAGATCAACAAGAGTGCTATAGCTCTGATCATGTGTGTATGCCTGTGGGTATTTCTTTTGGCAGACGGGAGTATTGCCATAGGAACGGCGGGGTTTACCGAGTTTACATCTCATTATCCGGCTTCAAGCCAACCGGCGGGTGGCAGCGTGATAAGCAATTATATCTCCACATCCCTTACCGAGCATTTGGGCGATGTGTCCGGCACTTTGTTTTTTGTTCTATGTTCTATGGTGTTGGTAAATACCATAGACAACTACGGAGGATTCAAAGCAATCACTGCCTATCTCTCTACTACAGATAAGCGTAGTTTATTATGGAGAGTCGCTTTTGCCTCTTTCTTTTTCTCTGCTTTTCTCGACAATCTGGCTGCGGCCATCGTCATTATAGCTATCCTGCGCAAACTGGTGCCGGATAGGACAGATCGGCTCAAATATGCTTGTATGTGTATCATCTCCTGCAACGCCGGCGGCTCGTGGTCTCCTATCGGTGATGTCACTACTTTGCTGTTGTGGACCAATGGACGCATCACACCTCTCCATCAGATCACGCATGTGTTTGTGCCTGCGCTCATCAATATGTTAGTTCCTTTGATCATAGCTCACTTCTGGCTTTTCAAGAAAAAGGCCAAGCTCCGTTTGGAAGCTGAGAGTTCTTATGATGAGTGGGGAGATATCCTGCCCAACCGTGCCCGTCGTACAGTGTTTTGGGTCGGTATTGGTTCATTGATGCTCATTCCTTTTTATCAAACATTCTTCAATATCCCTGCATTTATGGGAGCTATCATCGGACTTGTGATTATTTGGGTTTATACCGAGATCATGTTTCACAAACACAAGAAACGGCTCTCCGGTGCTTCCGAATTACGTATTACCAATTTATTGCACCAAACTGATCTTTCCACGATATTCTACTTCCTCGGCATTCTTATGTCTGTGGCAGCTTTGGAGACGGGTGGGCAGCTTGCCAAGGCCTCCACGGGAATATCTCAGATCATGCCCAATACAGATTTGCTTGCAGGCTCTATAGGTTTGCTTTCCTCAGTGCTGGACAACGTAGCTCTTGTCGCAGCAGTATTGGGTATGTACCCTGTAGATGCTGTAACGGGGGTAGTGAGCCCATTTGTTCTCGATGGATCTTTCTGGACGTTTCTTGCCTATTGTGCGGTTACAGGGGGTAGTTTACTCATCATCGGTTCCGCCACAGGTGTTACCGTAATGGGATTGGAAGATATCAGTTTCGGATATTATTTCAAAAGATTTAGCGCACTCGCTCTTTTAGGTTATATTTGCGGAGGAGTAACCTTCATGTTATTTGCATAA
- the tsaB gene encoding tRNA (adenosine(37)-N6)-threonylcarbamoyltransferase complex dimerization subunit type 1 TsaB, translating to MTDNKLNTILLIDTTTTACSVAMCHGKEIIAERNFLEDKAQHASLIGVFGKEVLELSAQQGYHPQAVALSAGPGSYTGLRIGTSFAKGICFGYSIPLIPVSTLELLAHEAIIHGDVPEGAWICPMIDARRMEVYTAIFDHKGNRITDDQPLIIDADIYASELQERNIVFVGNGSNKCSQVITHRHAIFPQRAYLPIASQMTELAHKAVKAEAYADVAYWEPHYLKEFVAVVGKNKVLGDL from the coding sequence ATGACTGATAATAAACTCAATACAATATTACTCATTGATACTACCACTACAGCATGCTCAGTGGCTATGTGTCATGGTAAAGAAATCATAGCCGAACGAAACTTCTTGGAAGATAAAGCCCAACATGCATCTCTTATAGGAGTATTCGGGAAGGAAGTACTGGAGCTCAGCGCTCAGCAGGGTTATCACCCGCAAGCCGTAGCGCTCAGTGCCGGCCCGGGATCGTACACAGGACTCCGCATAGGCACTTCTTTTGCCAAAGGTATTTGCTTCGGATACAGCATCCCTCTGATCCCTGTTTCCACCCTGGAACTTTTAGCTCATGAAGCTATCATACACGGTGATGTACCTGAGGGAGCATGGATATGCCCCATGATTGATGCCCGCAGGATGGAGGTCTATACAGCTATCTTCGACCACAAAGGCAACCGTATCACAGACGATCAGCCGTTGATTATAGATGCAGATATTTATGCTTCCGAGCTTCAAGAAAGAAATATTGTGTTTGTAGGCAATGGAAGTAACAAATGCTCACAGGTCATCACTCATAGGCATGCCATATTCCCACAAAGAGCCTATCTACCCATAGCCTCCCAAATGACCGAGCTGGCTCACAAGGCTGTAAAAGCGGAAGCGTATGCCGATGTAGCTTATTGGGAGCCACACTACCTCAAAGAGTTTGTAGCCGTTGTGGGTAAGAACAAAGTATTGGGAGACTTGTAA
- a CDS encoding DUF1573 domain-containing protein, which translates to MKKLIYSLLALMLCVGVVYAQSNKGAVITASETDHDFGTIKEANGKVSHTFMVKNTGSSPLVLTRVVASCGCTTPEFDKEPIAPGKEGRVKITYDPAGRPGPFVKTIAVYSNGRDGAFVLRVKGNVE; encoded by the coding sequence ATGAAAAAGTTAATTTATTCATTATTGGCTCTTATGCTTTGCGTAGGAGTGGTCTATGCTCAGAGCAACAAGGGGGCAGTAATTACAGCCTCTGAAACAGATCATGACTTCGGAACAATCAAAGAAGCCAATGGTAAAGTATCACATACATTCATGGTCAAGAACACAGGTTCTTCACCTCTCGTATTGACACGTGTAGTAGCCTCATGCGGCTGTACCACTCCGGAATTTGACAAAGAGCCTATTGCCCCGGGCAAAGAAGGTCGCGTAAAAATCACTTATGATCCGGCAGGACGTCCCGGTCCGTTCGTAAAGACCATCGCCGTTTACAGCAATGGTCGTGACGGAGCCTTTGTACTGAGAGTCAAAGGGAATGTAGAGTAA